One window from the genome of Aquabacterium sp. A3 encodes:
- a CDS encoding copper oxidase, whose protein sequence is MTSRRNFLSGAGAITAAVGAATVSKVAMAALPEPVIQNRPDTMPPLMPNTGRPYNPVVTLNGWTLPWRMNNGVKEFHLVAEPVVREMAPGFKAHLWGYNGQSPGPTIEVVEGDRVRIFVTNRLGELTSIHWHGQRLPNGMDGVTGLNQPGIPPGKTFVYEFVARRPGTFMYHPHADEMVQMAMGMMGFWVTHPKGQHPLIDEVDRDFCFLLNAYDIEPGSATPKIMTMLNQNIWSWNSRIFPGIDPLVVRHMDKVRIRVGNLTMTNHPIHLHGHEFVVSGTDGGPTPKGSRWPEITADIAVGQMRQLDFVADEQGDWAFHCHKSHHTMNAMGHDVPTMIGVDHSGVARQITKLIPDYMAMGERGMKDMTEMEMPLPDNTAPMMAGQGPFGAIGMGGMFSVLKVRKGLARHDYRDPGWFKNPPGTVAHEYTGPAPAAHRQAPADVQPGDVEVQVRKPHHHQH, encoded by the coding sequence ATGACATCACGACGAAACTTCCTCTCTGGGGCCGGTGCCATCACCGCCGCCGTGGGCGCCGCCACCGTCAGCAAGGTGGCCATGGCCGCCCTGCCCGAGCCGGTCATCCAGAACCGCCCCGACACCATGCCGCCGCTGATGCCCAACACCGGGCGGCCCTACAACCCCGTGGTCACGCTCAATGGCTGGACCCTGCCCTGGCGCATGAATAACGGCGTCAAAGAGTTCCACCTCGTGGCCGAGCCCGTGGTGCGCGAGATGGCGCCCGGCTTCAAGGCCCACCTGTGGGGCTACAACGGCCAAAGCCCCGGCCCCACCATCGAGGTGGTGGAGGGCGACCGCGTACGCATCTTCGTCACCAACCGCCTGGGTGAGCTCACCAGCATCCACTGGCACGGCCAGCGCCTGCCCAACGGCATGGATGGCGTGACGGGCTTGAACCAGCCCGGCATCCCGCCCGGTAAAACCTTTGTGTACGAGTTCGTGGCCCGCCGCCCCGGCACCTTCATGTACCACCCCCACGCCGACGAGATGGTGCAGATGGCCATGGGCATGATGGGCTTCTGGGTGACGCATCCCAAAGGTCAGCACCCGCTGATCGACGAGGTGGACCGCGACTTCTGCTTCCTGCTCAATGCCTACGACATCGAGCCCGGCAGCGCCACACCCAAGATCATGACCATGCTGAACCAGAACATCTGGAGCTGGAACAGCAGGATCTTCCCAGGCATCGACCCGCTGGTGGTGCGCCACATGGACAAGGTGCGCATCCGCGTGGGCAACCTGACCATGACCAACCACCCCATCCACCTGCACGGTCACGAGTTCGTGGTCAGCGGCACCGATGGCGGCCCCACCCCCAAAGGCTCACGCTGGCCCGAGATCACGGCCGACATTGCCGTGGGCCAGATGCGTCAGCTGGACTTCGTGGCCGATGAACAGGGCGACTGGGCCTTCCACTGCCACAAGAGCCACCACACCATGAACGCCATGGGCCATGACGTGCCGACCATGATCGGCGTGGATCACAGCGGCGTGGCCCGACAGATCACGAAGCTGATTCCGGACTACATGGCCATGGGCGAACGCGGCATGAAGGACATGACCGAGATGGAGATGCCCCTGCCCGACAACACCGCCCCGATGATGGCCGGCCAGGGCCCGTTTGGCGCCATCGGCATGGGCGGCATGTTCTCGGTGCTGAAGGTACGCAAAGGGCTGGCCCGCCACGATTACCGCGATCCGGGCTGGTTCAAGAACCCGCCGGGCACGGTGGCGCACGAATACACCGGCCCTGCGCCGGCCGCCCACCGTCAAGCGCCGGCTGACGTGCAGCCAGGCGATGTGGAAGTGCAGGTTCGCAAGCCCCACCATCACCAACACTGA
- a CDS encoding DUF411 domain-containing protein, with translation MNRRQGLVALAALMSTAAALPTGWATSPRRPLVEVWKDPHCGCCQDWVDHLKAHGFEAKVHDEGNAEMRQRLGMPKSYGSCHTARVQGYVIEGHVPATDIQRLLKERPRALGLAVPGMPIGSPGMDGPAYGGRQDRYDVLLVTQDGRHRVYNTHP, from the coding sequence ATGAACCGACGACAAGGACTGGTGGCCCTGGCCGCCTTGATGAGCACGGCAGCCGCCCTGCCCACGGGCTGGGCCACCTCACCCCGCCGACCGCTGGTGGAAGTTTGGAAAGACCCCCACTGCGGCTGCTGTCAGGATTGGGTGGACCACCTCAAGGCCCATGGCTTTGAAGCCAAGGTGCATGACGAAGGCAATGCCGAGATGCGCCAGCGGCTGGGCATGCCGAAGTCCTACGGCTCATGCCACACCGCGCGTGTGCAGGGCTATGTGATCGAAGGGCACGTGCCCGCCACCGACATCCAGCGCCTGCTGAAAGAGCGCCCCCGTGCCCTGGGCCTGGCGGTGCCGGGCATGCCGATAGGCTCGCCCGGCATGGACGGTCCCGCGTACGGGGGACGCCAGGACCGCTATGACGTGCTGCTTGTCACACAAGATGGGCGCCACAGGGTGTACAACACGCACCCGTGA
- the chrA gene encoding chromate efflux transporter — translation MNPHAQPFDPSPPASAWQVFRAFLALGLSAFGGPVAHLAHFRDAFVVRRRWLSEHDYADLVALCQFLPGPASSQVGMALGLMQAGYRGALAAWLGFTLPSAVALTALAMGLSAWTSPWAQGALTGLKAVAVPIVAQAVWGMSSSLCPDALRRGMALGVGFILLCWPGGWTPWLALLGSGAMAMLAWRLKVWAPAGPTRTMGDGPQQAQAMPRHVPRRRTGLLWLALFLAGLLALPWLGRHGDAWALANAFYRAGALVFGGGHVVLPLLQAELVPTGWIDNTAFLAGYGAAQAVPGPLFTLAAFLGASASIGPGGWLGGLLALVAIFVPAFMVLAAALPWWLQLRQHTVALVLVAGVNAGVVGLLGATLIHPVATSTLTSPLGLLIALGGGVAWLAWRWPVWCVVVASAVAGMLADGLMG, via the coding sequence GTGAATCCTCATGCCCAGCCCTTTGACCCATCCCCACCCGCCAGTGCCTGGCAGGTATTCCGGGCATTCCTGGCGCTGGGCCTGAGCGCCTTCGGCGGGCCGGTGGCCCACCTGGCCCACTTCCGCGATGCCTTCGTGGTGCGCCGCCGCTGGCTGAGCGAGCACGATTACGCCGACCTGGTGGCGCTGTGCCAGTTTCTGCCCGGGCCCGCCAGCAGCCAGGTGGGCATGGCCCTGGGCCTGATGCAGGCAGGCTACCGTGGAGCGCTGGCGGCCTGGCTGGGCTTCACCCTGCCGTCTGCCGTGGCGCTGACGGCACTGGCCATGGGCCTGTCGGCATGGACATCCCCGTGGGCCCAAGGCGCCCTGACCGGGCTGAAAGCGGTGGCCGTGCCCATCGTGGCCCAGGCCGTGTGGGGCATGTCAAGCAGCCTGTGCCCAGACGCCCTGCGCCGTGGTATGGCCTTGGGCGTGGGCTTCATCTTGCTGTGCTGGCCAGGGGGGTGGACTCCCTGGCTGGCCTTGCTGGGCTCGGGCGCGATGGCCATGCTGGCCTGGCGGCTGAAGGTATGGGCTCCTGCGGGCCCCACACGCACCATGGGCGACGGCCCCCAGCAGGCCCAGGCCATGCCGCGCCACGTGCCGCGCCGCCGCACGGGCCTGCTGTGGCTGGCCTTGTTCCTGGCCGGCTTGCTGGCCTTGCCCTGGTTGGGCCGGCATGGCGATGCCTGGGCGCTGGCCAATGCCTTTTACCGCGCCGGCGCCCTGGTGTTTGGCGGCGGGCATGTGGTGCTGCCACTGCTGCAGGCCGAGTTGGTGCCCACAGGCTGGATCGACAACACCGCCTTCCTGGCCGGTTATGGCGCCGCCCAGGCCGTGCCCGGCCCTTTGTTCACGCTGGCAGCCTTCCTGGGGGCCAGCGCCAGCATCGGTCCTGGTGGCTGGCTGGGTGGCCTGCTGGCGCTGGTGGCCATCTTTGTGCCAGCGTTCATGGTGCTGGCCGCGGCACTGCCCTGGTGGCTTCAATTGCGTCAGCATACCGTGGCCCTGGTGCTGGTGGCCGGGGTGAACGCCGGGGTGGTGGGCTTGCTGGGCGCCACATTGATCCACCCGGTGGCCACCAGCACCCTCACCTCCCCGTTGGGCCTGCTGATCGCGCTGGGCGGCGGGGTGGCCTGGCTGGCCTGGCGCTGGCCGGTGTGGTGCGTGGTGGTGGCCAGTGCCGTCGCGGGCATGCTGGCTGATGGGCTGATGGGCTGA
- a CDS encoding RsmB/NOP family class I SAM-dependent RNA methyltransferase, translating to MSLPAEFLSRFEQLCPPHRHAEALASFQHPKVVSFRLNRLHPDASSVIPALRAAGLTPEPVPWAQNQGVMAWQCPPAQRDALTHGAWANDGRLYIQSLSSMLAPILLAPTADEWVLDLAAAPGGKTILMAEMMGNAGKISAVEPVHGRFHRLKANLERMGISNTRCYLKDGREIGRLKPDSFQRVMLDAPCSSESRFRSDEPDSTEHWSLRKVTECARKQERLILSAFDALAPGGHLLYCTCSYAPEENERVVAHLLKKRDAAEVLPMPDWLHQLSNITAGLTSWQDKPLPEACTHTVRVWPTAEMDGFYLALVRKRGP from the coding sequence ATGTCATTGCCAGCTGAATTCTTGAGCCGCTTCGAGCAGCTCTGCCCACCGCACCGCCATGCCGAGGCATTGGCCTCGTTCCAGCACCCCAAGGTCGTGAGCTTTCGGCTCAACCGCCTGCACCCCGATGCCAGCAGCGTGATCCCGGCCCTGCGCGCCGCTGGCCTCACCCCTGAGCCAGTGCCCTGGGCGCAAAATCAAGGCGTGATGGCCTGGCAATGCCCGCCAGCGCAGCGCGACGCGCTGACCCATGGCGCCTGGGCCAACGACGGGCGCTTGTACATCCAGAGCCTGTCCAGCATGCTGGCGCCCATCCTGCTGGCTCCCACGGCAGATGAATGGGTGCTGGACCTGGCCGCCGCGCCCGGTGGCAAGACCATCCTGATGGCCGAGATGATGGGCAACGCCGGCAAGATCAGCGCGGTCGAGCCCGTCCACGGGCGCTTTCACCGGCTCAAGGCCAACCTGGAGCGCATGGGCATCAGCAACACCCGCTGCTACCTCAAGGATGGCCGCGAGATCGGCCGCCTGAAGCCCGACAGTTTTCAGCGCGTGATGCTGGACGCGCCCTGCTCGTCCGAAAGCCGCTTTCGCTCCGACGAGCCCGACAGCACCGAGCACTGGAGCCTGCGCAAGGTGACCGAATGCGCCCGCAAGCAAGAGCGTCTGATCCTGAGCGCCTTTGACGCGCTGGCGCCCGGCGGCCACCTGCTGTACTGCACTTGCTCTTACGCGCCTGAAGAAAACGAACGCGTGGTGGCCCACCTGCTCAAAAAACGCGATGCGGCCGAGGTACTGCCCATGCCGGACTGGTTACACCAACTCAGCAACATCACTGCCGGCCTGACCTCGTGGCAAGACAAGCCCCTGCCCGAGGCATGCACACACACCGTGCGCGTGTGGCCCACGGCGGAGATGGATGGCTTTTACCTCGCCCTGGTGAGAAAGCGCGGACCTTGA
- the ispB gene encoding octaprenyl diphosphate synthase, giving the protein MADMAEVDQVIHQRLSSRIALVNQISHYIVQAGGKRVRPMLLLLVARALGHDTAERHELAAVVEFIHTATLLHDDVVDESDLRRGRKTANAMFGNAASVLVGDFLYSRAFQMMVSTNRLRVMEVLAEATNVIAEGEVLQLMNMHDPDISVDDYLRVIEYKTAKLFEASARLGAVICEASPEVEEACAGYGRTVGTAFQLIDDLLDYEGSTAELGKNIGDDLREGKPTLPLLVAMQRGTPEQREMIRHAIEHGEVERMPEIVTIVRDTGALEATREAARDQVARAQAHLAMLPESPWREALLQLSADSIGRSS; this is encoded by the coding sequence ATGGCCGACATGGCCGAGGTTGATCAGGTCATTCATCAGCGTTTGTCGTCACGCATTGCCCTGGTCAACCAGATTTCGCACTACATCGTGCAGGCCGGGGGCAAGCGGGTGCGCCCCATGCTGCTGCTGTTGGTGGCGCGCGCCCTGGGCCATGACACCGCCGAGCGCCACGAGTTGGCCGCGGTGGTGGAGTTCATCCACACCGCCACCCTGCTGCACGATGACGTGGTGGACGAGTCGGACTTGCGCCGTGGTCGCAAGACCGCCAACGCCATGTTCGGCAACGCGGCCAGCGTGCTGGTGGGTGACTTCCTCTACTCGCGTGCGTTCCAGATGATGGTGTCGACCAACCGGCTGCGGGTGATGGAGGTGCTGGCCGAAGCCACCAACGTCATTGCCGAAGGCGAGGTGCTGCAGTTGATGAACATGCACGACCCCGACATCTCGGTGGACGACTACCTGCGCGTGATCGAATACAAAACGGCCAAGCTGTTTGAGGCCAGCGCGCGCCTGGGCGCGGTCATCTGCGAGGCATCGCCCGAGGTGGAAGAGGCTTGCGCGGGCTACGGCCGCACCGTGGGCACCGCCTTCCAACTGATAGACGACCTGCTGGACTACGAAGGCAGCACGGCCGAGTTGGGCAAGAACATTGGCGATGACCTGCGCGAAGGCAAGCCCACGCTGCCGCTGCTGGTGGCCATGCAGCGCGGCACGCCTGAGCAGCGCGAGATGATCCGGCATGCCATCGAGCATGGCGAGGTGGAGCGCATGCCCGAGATCGTGACCATCGTGCGCGACACGGGTGCCCTGGAGGCCACCCGCGAGGCCGCGCGCGACCAGGTGGCGCGCGCGCAGGCGCACCTGGCCATGCTGCCCGAGTCGCCCTGGCGCGAAGCTCTGCTACAATTATCGGCTGACTCGATCGGGCGTTCCAGCTGA